Genomic DNA from Brassica rapa cultivar Chiifu-401-42 chromosome A04, CAAS_Brap_v3.01, whole genome shotgun sequence:
GAGAGAGTTCAGCCGTAGAACCGCTGAAGCATCTCATAAACTTCACTTGGAGAATGTGAAGAAAGTTGCAAAGCTAGAACAAGAGTGTCAGAGGCTGCGTGTGCTCGTCAGGAAACGGTTGCCAGGACCGGCCGCTATGTCGAAAATGAGGAGTGAAGTAGAGATGTTGGGAAGGGGAAGAGTTAACGGAAGCACTAACGGCGCAATGATCAGTAACCTCACTGAGCAGTTATGCTTAATGGAAGAAGAGAACAAGACTCTGAGGAATGCTTTGAACAAGAAAGTCAATGAGCTTCAGTTCTCTAGAAGTATGTATTCTCGGACAGCTTCTAGATTACTAGAGTTCGAGGAATCTTCTAAAGCAACAACAAACATTGAGCCAAGCAGGAGCAGCAATGTCTCACATGAAGTCTCTCTTGCATCGTTATCAGAGTTTGAGAATGATGATAAAGTTAGCTGTTCTGATTCTTGGGCTTCTGCTTTGCAAAGGGGAACGAGTTTGGTTAGAACACCTAAAGCTTCAGAGATGAAACTAATGGATGACTTTGCTGAAATGGAGAAGCTTGCAAGTACAGTACCTGGAAGCTCTCCTATCTTCTCTTCTGATTCAGTTTCAGCTTCTGGTCCGGTTGAGAACGAATCTAATGAAGATATCAAGTCGGATTCAACGAGCAAGTCACCTCAATCTCTTCATACTGTCTTGAAAGCGATAATGGAACATAAGCGTATTACGCAGAGGAACACTGATGAAGTACTTGAAGAGATCAGACAAGCTATGTCAGGTGTAAAACAGACCGAGACTCTCACTGTGGAGGAGGGTGCACCAGGCACAGAGTGTGAGATCAGCAAGTCGATTCGCAGAATCGTTGAAGTTATCGAAGGAGTGAGCTTAAAAGATGAGAGGCATGTCTCACAGGGTTACACTGCTCGTGTCTTGCAATGGAAGACTACAGAGCTGAGTAGTGTATTGCAGCGGTTTCTTCAGACCTGTTAcgatctaatggatagaaaagCAGACATGAAGAAGTTTGCAGAAGAGTTAAGCTCTGTGGTGGAATGGATGGTGAATCACTGTTTCTCTCTACAAGATGTTTCAAGCATGAGAGAAGAGATCAAGAAGCAGTTTGAATGGGACGAGTCACGGAGTGGAAGTGAAGTTGATATTGGACTGTTTGGTCTGATCTCGGAAGCAGATGAGCTTAAGAAGACAGATGATCAGTTGATTGAAGAAGAGGCAAAGGACAAGACAGCAAGGTAAGTCTGAATGGTTTGAAGACTTTGATCAAATCATAGCTCTGATGTATCCTCTTCTTTCAGTGTTTCAAAGAACGAGCTCAAGCTGGAGGAAAAACAAACCATGCGAACTGTAAGTAACCAGCACAAGATCTCAGATTCTCTTACATTTTTTGACAGGAGAGAGGTTTGATTGTCTTTGATGATTCAGGAACTGGAGATCACTGCTGCTTCTGAGAAGTTAGCAGAGTGTCAAGAGACGATTCTAAATCTTGGAAAGCAGCTCAAAGCATTGACTAACTCAAAAGAAACAGGTTTACTTCCAGACAACCTCACACCTGACCTTACTGCTACACTACCTTCACAAGAGACAAAGCCAGAGAAGAGATTGACCACTCAAAGATCATCTCTTCTGGATCAGATGAAGGCAGAGGATCAGGACAATGGAGATtacaaggaggaggaggagaaaccTCAAGCAGTAGATAAAATGGGAAATGGAGGCAGTTCTGTTTACAATGAAACCATTGAAGCATTGGAACAGATTCTTCTCTCAGACAAGAAAAGCAAAGGCTCTGAATCAAATTGCTTCGCCGTTGTTCCTCAGAAAAAGAGCAGCGGAGGTAAGAGCCTGTGGAGAAAGCTGTTGGGGAGGAAAAAGAAAAGTAAGACCATCAAGCTTCCTAATCCATTTGCCACCTAAGAAGATGTTGTTATAATGTCATCTAATCCATCTAATCCATTTGAtcatatgtttctttttttgttccTCGTATTATGCAAACTAAACTGTCATTTTCATAGAATTTTTGGCAGCATATGTAAAAAAAGATacaattaagtaatattttgATCCAATGTATCTATCTTTGGCACGGTTTATCATACCCGGGCTCATCTTGGGCGAAGCCAAGTAGTAAGCACTAACTGCATGTACacccattatttttttcatttttaaaaaattagcgTAACAAATACAATAAAGTGTTAGAAATTAGGAAATGTTACCTTTAGTGCACccattattttttcatttaaaaaaaattagtgtaaCAAGTACAATAAAGTGTTAGAAATTTAGGAAATGTTATCTTTAGTGCACCCAGTAATTAATTTTCTTCAGATAATGCCCCCACTAATATTTATGTCGGAATCTGCCCCTGTCTTCACCAGTGGAATTGTAAGAGGCAACAAACCTTGCTTCATACCAAGTCACAAAGTAGACCCAAATGACTTCTGTTGAATAAACTAAGGAAGAAATTACATCTACACATACTTTCCATTTACCTATTTACATTCACACATACTTTCAGCATGTGAAGTACTTTATACTTGTAAATTCTCCAAAAAATCTTTATAACCTAAAATCCTTTTTTCATTGACCCATAAAATTCTAATCCGCCTCATTCTTCTTCGACAATTACTTTTTCAAGGAGACGTTTCACACCATCTGATAAAAGCCACTAGTGGAAGAGAGAGGGTGGAGATGTGGATGCTAGTGgagaggaggaggtggagacGTGGTTACAGTGGAACATCTAATGGTTATGGTGGTGACGTACGGTAGAGGTAGGGTCTTATGGTGGTGGTTAAGGAGGAAGAGTTGGAGGTGGAGCCATGGAGGTGGATCAAAAGTCGAAAGGTATAGAGAGTTGATGGTGGAGGAGCTAATGGCGTAAGTGAAGTTTGTGGAGGTAGATATGAAAGTTATGGTGGTAGATCAACAGCTATACCCTCTAATGGCGGCAAAAGAAGGGGTGGTAGAGGAGCTTATGGCGGAGGTGGAGGAGTGGATAACGTAAGTGGAACTTGTGGATGTGGATATGAAAGTTATGGTGGTCAAAGATGTGGTTAGCCGTCATGGAAGCGGTGGTGGCAAAGGCAGCGAAGGGAGAAGAACCAGAGGTGGAGATAGATCTACACTTATACTCCTCGGTGGCGGTAGAGAAAGTGGCGGTGGAGAAGCTTATGGCGGAGTGGAGTTTATAGTGGTGGATGGttgtggaggtggtggtggtgaagaAGGTGGTTATGGTTATGCAAAAGAAAGATACGGTAGTGGTGGTGAATGAGATGGTTATGGATAGTCCACAATTTAAAATTGGTTTCATGACCACACTTTTTTTGACCACATGAATGAAATTAAATGAAGGTTATAATAGACATTTTGTGGTATTttctgcttcacaaagtacaCCTCTAGTTTGAAGTATGTCAAACTGTAAGACATCACCTCTAAAGTATGTCAACTCGTGAAGCTCTCTAAACCAAGTCAATATGATATCGTGTGAGTGATCGCTGAGatgaaactaatattatatgCTGTGGTTTTGGGTCGGGGGACTATGGACTTAGGTCCCAAAACTTCTTAGGATATTTATCTACATCTATCTTTCAATATGCTGGAGAAACTGAGTCAAATGTTTAGGAGTATGAGCTTTAGCTATGCTTGTCCTTGacgaaaaatgaaaaatgtggGCCCAGAACAAAGCCGAAAAAGTAGGATTCTAAAAGCCCATGAAAGTTCTGAGCCCAGCAACGTTAAAAGAGGTCatgcttctttctttcttgttagAAATCAACACCGTGCCCGTCGCCGGAGAACCACTTACCTGATGTACAGTAGATATTTCAAATCGACCTGCCACGTCACTATTTTCCCACcaactatattttatttatttatttttaaatcaaacataaaaaaaaagttttataatttacacGCTTCCCGATTCAAAACAACTATTAATAATGTTCTCTAAAAGCATCTGTAACAATTTCAATCTCAATTTTCTAATCCGAACAAcaaagatagatagatagataaaaatgaaaatcGAAGATAATCTTCCTTAGGGTTTTATACGACCCGCGCCAAGTTCCTCCTCTCGGATCCTGACCCGAACCCGCATTTTCCTCGGTTCCGATCTGGCTCCTCGACAATGGCGTCGGGAGCTTCGCCTTCTTCTTCCGCCACCAGATCGGACCCGCACAAGCACTCTACGGTGAGtgcctcttctctctctctctctctctctctctctctctctctcgctatTTGAGACCATTGACTATTCTTTGCTTGTGTGTATTCGAAATCGCTTGTGTTTGCTCCTTCTTGGATCTAGAGATTGCATTTGATTGTTAGATTCCGTTTCTCAGATTTATCTGTCACATTTGTAGACATCTCAGGCGGAGAAGAGAGCTCCAGCGTCTAAGGAAGTTTCAGCAGTGATAGATTCGCTTAAGAAGAAGCTCGCAGCTGATCGGTGTATCTCAATTAAGGTCTAATCTTGCTTTACTCTTGTGGTGTTTCTCTATTACTGATTGCTTGATTTGTTTTGACCAGAGAAGGATTGATGAGAACAAGAAGAATGTGCGTGGCATCACTCAATCCACTATGAGGTCGTGTATGGAGAGAGGAGGCGGTAGCTATAAAGACGGTAGCGATCTCTTGGTTAAGAGGCAAAGAGATTCGCCTGGTATGAAAAGCGGAGTCAATGCGAGTGATGCTGATAAGAGCAACAACCATAGCAGCTTCTTAGAAGATGGGAATGCTAGTTCAACAACCATGGTTCAAGGGTCTAGTGTCCCTGTTAAGATTTCCTTGCGGCCGATCAAAATGCCTGATGTTAAACGTTTGTCGCCTTATACCACATGGGTTTTTCTGGATAGGTATGTAGTTGAGACGCAAGCCCTTGTTGTGgtatatttcaatatttatatcatGGTTGGAATGATGCAGGAATCAAAGAATGACTGAAGACCAGTCTGTTGTGGGTCGGAGGAGAATCTATTATGACCAAACCGGCGGGGAAGCACTCATTTGCAGTGATAGTGAAGAGGAGGCTATTGACGAGGAAGATGAAAAAAGAGCTTTTCTGGAGCCTGAAGATTTTATTATTCGGTTAGTATATAGAATAGAATAGCATCCGACTAAGCGTTCCGTCGTTGCCATGTGCTTGTAATTTAATCTCTTAATGTTAATACTTCCATTCTGACTTATATTCTTTCATTTCTTCAGCATGACCCTTGACCAACTAGGTCTTTCAGACTCTGTCTTGGAGGAACTAGCAAATTTCTTGTCCAGAAGCTCTAGTGAAATAAAGGTATCAGCAATTTTCCCTGTCTATTCCTGGTATGAACTATCACGTCCTATTTTCTTTTAGAATCCATGGCATACTTCAATTGTAGGATTTGACAACAGAGTGAGTGATGCATCGTTTAAAAAAATCCATTTAGTTTTCTTCCAGCCTTTTCCCAATTGGCTTTTTGCAGAGATATGAACACCGAACATCTTATACAGGCAAGATATGAAGTGCTTATGAAGGAAAAAGAAGTTTCAGAGAGTGGCGATAATCAAGCAGAGAGTTCTCTTCTTAACAAAGATATGGATGGAGCTTTGGATTCTTTCGACAACCTGTTCTGCCGTCGATGCCTTGTTAGTCCGGCTAACTTCTGAAGTGGTTATTACTTTGATGCCTTAGCAAGAATTTGTCTCCTTTTAACAGTGTCATGCGTCTATGCAGGTGTTTGATTGCCGGCTGCACGGGTGTTCGCAGGATCTTATATTTCCTGTGAGTTAGTGCCAAATGATtgatctttatttataacttaatAGTTACTTATTTGTATTTTGTGGATGTTTAGGCTGAGAAACCAGCTCCATGGACTCCTCCTGTGGATGAAAATCTAACCTGTGGCGCTAACTGCTATAAAACGGTAAATTTGGTTATCCACGTAGCTAAGCTCATCTCCTAGAAAGGCTGACTTGATGAAAATCATTGTTTTCAATCTTTCAGCTTCTCAAATCTAATAGAATCCCAGCTAATGGCACCACCGAAGATAAAACTGGCACTTCATCAGATGGTGCGGGTACTAAAACCACATCCAAGTTCTCCGGCAAACTTAataggaaaaaaacaaaaaccttcCCTAGCGAAAGCGCGTCGTCTAATGAAAAATGCACGCCAGAAACAAGTGACTCAGAGAACGGCGTTCAGCAGGATACCAATCCTGAGAAAGTTTCATCGACATCAAAGGTGAAAGCTAGTGGGAGACGTGGAGGTCGTAAGAGGAACAACAACCGAGTTGCTGAGCGAGTTTCTCGTAGGACTCAAAAGAGGCAAaagaagtcagaagcttccgaTACTGATTCCATCGCCACTGGGAGTCGTTCAGCAAGCGATGCAAAACATAAAGATAATGAAGATGCTACATCCTCTTCTCAGAAGCATGTAAAATCTGGGAGCTCTAAGAATTCAAGAAAGAATGACACTCCTGTAGATGACTCCAAGAATTCTGTGAAGGGTGACGATCCTGTTTCTCAGTTAAATGCTGTTGCATCTGAACCGTGTAGCGATGGAAGTTTAAGGAAAGAAGAGTTTGTGGGTGAAAATGTATGTCCAGGAGGACTGTCTGAAGATAAATCGTGGAGACCACTTGAGAAAAGCCTGTTCCAAAAAGGTGTTGAGATTTTTGGAATGAATAGGTGAGTAACAGATGCATTTAGCTACTGCTAAACTGTCATTCGGTGCCAGGTTTCTCAATCTGGTGGGATATAgtcattattaattatttgtttCTTCGTAGCTGCATGATTGCTAGGAACCTTCTGTGTGGTCTCAAGTCGTGTTGGGAGGTCTTCCAATACATGACTTGCTCGGAGAACAAAGCTTCCTTCTTCGGAGGTGATGCATTGAATCCCGACGGCTCTTCCAAGTTTGATATCAATGGAAATATGGTATAGTGCTattgttttacatatattcctATTAGAGTGCATTTATTTCTCGTCAGAACTAATAATTTAGTTGTTGGACGAACCAGACTAATAACCAAGTGCGAAGAAGGTCAAGATTTCTACGTAGAAGAGGCAAAGTGCGCCGCTTGAAGTATACTTGGAAGTCTGCTGCATATCATTCAATTAGGAAAAGAAGTACCGATAAGAAAGACCAGCCGTGCCGTCAATTTAATCCATGCAACTGCAAAACTGCTTGCGGGAAGGAATGTACTTGTTTGCTAAACGGGACTTGCTGCGAGAAGTACTGCGGGTAAATGTTAATCTAAGATcatccacatatatatatatatttctcagCCGTGAGTTTCATCACCCACATCCTCTGTTTCCTGTGTAGTTGCCCAAAGAGCTGCAAGAACAGGTTTAGAGGTTGTCATTGTGCCAAAAGCCAGTGTCGGAGCCGTCAATGTCCGTGCTTTGCTGCAGATCGGGAATGTGATCCTGATGTTTGTAGGAATTGCTGGGTCATGTAAGTCTAGTGGTGAATGTTCCGCTTTGGGTTTTGTGTACTGATTGGTTGCTTAGAAAGAGTTCAAGAACATGTTGCTCTTTTTTCTGTTAGATATATGTAGATGCGCTAATACTGTGTGTGAATATGCAGTGGTGGGGATGGTACGCTTGGGGTCCCTAGCCAAAGAGGCGATAATTATGAGTGCAGGAATATGAAATTACTCCTGAAACAACAACAAAGGGTAAATACTTTGCTTTGGTTGACTCTACAATCTATTACACTGCAATTGCATAACTAGGAGGAGCAATCAAATGTTTAAAGATCAAAGATAAAATACTAAGTTTGCTGCTTCTTTATTTTTGAATCAGGTTTtacttggaatatctgatgtaTCTGGTTGGGGAGCTTTCCTAAAGGTATAGTAGATGCGTAACTTGTTATATAGAATCGAAGTCCTCTTAAGATGGAACTATGTTTGGAGTTTGGACTTGTTTAAGAACAAATATTGTTTCATTTTTACAGAACAGTGTAAGTAAACACGAATATCTCGGGGAATACACAGGAGAGCTGATATCACATAAAGAAGCAGATAAACGAGGGAAGATATATGATCGCGAGAATTCCTCTTTTCTCTTTAATCTAAATGATCAGGCACGTCTCTCTCTCTAGGTTGTGTCTTCAAAACCAACTCTGCCATAAACCACATAACGTGTTTTTTTGGATCTGCTTGCAGTTTGTGCTAGATGCTTATAGGAAAGGAGACAAACTGAAGTTCGCCAATCATTCCCCTGAACCTAACTGTTACGCAAAGGTATAAAAATTGCAAGTGAAAAGACACGGTTTGGTTTTGGCATGATGGGTTCAAAATCTTACTGG
This window encodes:
- the LOC103864465 gene encoding filament-like plant protein 7, with the translated sequence MDHKAWPWKKKSMEKTVVESNGEIEKVLADKIELENRLKSLNDKLTSVEAESNKHKTETQEAIIGWEKTKAESASLKKKLEEALNEKHMSDERSAHTDAGLKECMQQLRFVRDEQERRMHDALTKASQEHERRLMVIKTELADTSKKLAEAEGENTQLSKALLAKSKTVEDLITESERIRADNIALVSSLESKEKENVTLRYEVRVVEKELELRNEEREFSRRTAEASHKLHLENVKKVAKLEQECQRLRVLVRKRLPGPAAMSKMRSEVEMLGRGRVNGSTNGAMISNLTEQLCLMEEENKTLRNALNKKVNELQFSRSMYSRTASRLLEFEESSKATTNIEPSRSSNVSHEVSLASLSEFENDDKVSCSDSWASALQRGTSLVRTPKASEMKLMDDFAEMEKLASTVPGSSPIFSSDSVSASGPVENESNEDIKSDSTSKSPQSLHTVLKAIMEHKRITQRNTDEVLEEIRQAMSGVKQTETLTVEEGAPGTECEISKSIRRIVEVIEGVSLKDERHVSQGYTARVLQWKTTELSSVLQRFLQTCYDLMDRKADMKKFAEELSSVVEWMVNHCFSLQDVSSMREEIKKQFEWDESRSGSEVDIGLFGLISEADELKKTDDQLIEEEAKDKTASVSKNELKLEEKQTMRTELEITAASEKLAECQETILNLGKQLKALTNSKETGLLPDNLTPDLTATLPSQETKPEKRLTTQRSSLLDQMKAEDQDNGDYKEEEEKPQAVDKMGNGGSSVYNETIEALEQILLSDKKSKGSESNCFAVVPQKKSSGGKSLWRKLLGRKKKSKTIKLPNPFAT
- the LOC103864466 gene encoding histone-lysine N-methyltransferase CLF isoform X1; its protein translation is MASGASPSSSATRSDPHKHSTTSQAEKRAPASKEVSAVIDSLKKKLAADRCISIKRRIDENKKNVRGITQSTMRSCMERGGGSYKDGSDLLVKRQRDSPGMKSGVNASDADKSNNHSSFLEDGNASSTTMVQGSSVPVKISLRPIKMPDVKRLSPYTTWVFLDRNQRMTEDQSVVGRRRIYYDQTGGEALICSDSEEEAIDEEDEKRAFLEPEDFIIRMTLDQLGLSDSVLEELANFLSRSSSEIKARYEVLMKEKEVSESGDNQAESSLLNKDMDGALDSFDNLFCRRCLVFDCRLHGCSQDLIFPAEKPAPWTPPVDENLTCGANCYKTLLKSNRIPANGTTEDKTGTSSDGAGTKTTSKFSGKLNRKKTKTFPSESASSNEKCTPETSDSENGVQQDTNPEKVSSTSKVKASGRRGGRKRNNNRVAERVSRRTQKRQKKSEASDTDSIATGSRSASDAKHKDNEDATSSSQKHVKSGSSKNSRKNDTPVDDSKNSVKGDDPVSQLNAVASEPCSDGSLRKEEFVGENVCPGGLSEDKSWRPLEKSLFQKGVEIFGMNSCMIARNLLCGLKSCWEVFQYMTCSENKASFFGGDALNPDGSSKFDINGNMTNNQVRRRSRFLRRRGKVRRLKYTWKSAAYHSIRKRSTDKKDQPCRQFNPCNCKTACGKECTCLLNGTCCEKYCGCPKSCKNRFRGCHCAKSQCRSRQCPCFAADRECDPDVCRNCWVIGGDGTLGVPSQRGDNYECRNMKLLLKQQQRVLLGISDVSGWGAFLKNSVSKHEYLGEYTGELISHKEADKRGKIYDRENSSFLFNLNDQFVLDAYRKGDKLKFANHSPEPNCYAKVIMVAGDHRVGIFAKERILAGEELFYDYRYEPDRAPAWARKPEASGSKKDENVTPSVGRPKKVA
- the LOC103864466 gene encoding histone-lysine N-methyltransferase CLF isoform X2 encodes the protein MASGASPSSSATRSDPHKHSTAEKRAPASKEVSAVIDSLKKKLAADRCISIKRRIDENKKNVRGITQSTMRSCMERGGGSYKDGSDLLVKRQRDSPGMKSGVNASDADKSNNHSSFLEDGNASSTTMVQGSSVPVKISLRPIKMPDVKRLSPYTTWVFLDRNQRMTEDQSVVGRRRIYYDQTGGEALICSDSEEEAIDEEDEKRAFLEPEDFIIRMTLDQLGLSDSVLEELANFLSRSSSEIKARYEVLMKEKEVSESGDNQAESSLLNKDMDGALDSFDNLFCRRCLVFDCRLHGCSQDLIFPAEKPAPWTPPVDENLTCGANCYKTLLKSNRIPANGTTEDKTGTSSDGAGTKTTSKFSGKLNRKKTKTFPSESASSNEKCTPETSDSENGVQQDTNPEKVSSTSKVKASGRRGGRKRNNNRVAERVSRRTQKRQKKSEASDTDSIATGSRSASDAKHKDNEDATSSSQKHVKSGSSKNSRKNDTPVDDSKNSVKGDDPVSQLNAVASEPCSDGSLRKEEFVGENVCPGGLSEDKSWRPLEKSLFQKGVEIFGMNSCMIARNLLCGLKSCWEVFQYMTCSENKASFFGGDALNPDGSSKFDINGNMTNNQVRRRSRFLRRRGKVRRLKYTWKSAAYHSIRKRSTDKKDQPCRQFNPCNCKTACGKECTCLLNGTCCEKYCGCPKSCKNRFRGCHCAKSQCRSRQCPCFAADRECDPDVCRNCWVIGGDGTLGVPSQRGDNYECRNMKLLLKQQQRVLLGISDVSGWGAFLKNSVSKHEYLGEYTGELISHKEADKRGKIYDRENSSFLFNLNDQFVLDAYRKGDKLKFANHSPEPNCYAKVIMVAGDHRVGIFAKERILAGEELFYDYRYEPDRAPAWARKPEASGSKKDENVTPSVGRPKKVA
- the LOC103864466 gene encoding histone-lysine N-methyltransferase CLF isoform X3, translating into MNTEHLIQARYEVLMKEKEVSESGDNQAESSLLNKDMDGALDSFDNLFCRRCLVFDCRLHGCSQDLIFPAEKPAPWTPPVDENLTCGANCYKTLLKSNRIPANGTTEDKTGTSSDGAGTKTTSKFSGKLNRKKTKTFPSESASSNEKCTPETSDSENGVQQDTNPEKVSSTSKVKASGRRGGRKRNNNRVAERVSRRTQKRQKKSEASDTDSIATGSRSASDAKHKDNEDATSSSQKHVKSGSSKNSRKNDTPVDDSKNSVKGDDPVSQLNAVASEPCSDGSLRKEEFVGENVCPGGLSEDKSWRPLEKSLFQKGVEIFGMNSCMIARNLLCGLKSCWEVFQYMTCSENKASFFGGDALNPDGSSKFDINGNMTNNQVRRRSRFLRRRGKVRRLKYTWKSAAYHSIRKRSTDKKDQPCRQFNPCNCKTACGKECTCLLNGTCCEKYCGCPKSCKNRFRGCHCAKSQCRSRQCPCFAADRECDPDVCRNCWVIGGDGTLGVPSQRGDNYECRNMKLLLKQQQRVLLGISDVSGWGAFLKNSVSKHEYLGEYTGELISHKEADKRGKIYDRENSSFLFNLNDQFVLDAYRKGDKLKFANHSPEPNCYAKVIMVAGDHRVGIFAKERILAGEELFYDYRYEPDRAPAWARKPEASGSKKDENVTPSVGRPKKVA